The following proteins are encoded in a genomic region of Xanthocytophaga agilis:
- a CDS encoding phytanoyl-CoA dioxygenase family protein yields MHAFLAQVSTYKEKLTNDGFLVIEDIYQPQEVEQLINYLETSTGEGPNFRKTDDLFAIRNFLHEVPHVNSLLWTDTLRQVIEQLFGPDYFCIKSIFFDKPPLSNWMVAWHQDLMISVDKRKEIAGFSPWINKHEAFNVQPPVQMLENIYTIRLHLDDCDETNGALKVIAGSHTTGVLSSEQLLHQTKKQKEDVCCVKKGGIMIMKPLLLHSSSKSTSSRNRRVIHLEFANQQLPDDLNWKEYINQQNNYSTVL; encoded by the coding sequence ATGCATGCATTTTTGGCCCAGGTATCAACGTATAAAGAAAAATTAACTAACGACGGTTTTTTGGTGATAGAAGATATCTATCAGCCTCAGGAAGTTGAACAATTAATCAACTATCTGGAAACGAGTACAGGTGAAGGGCCAAATTTCCGGAAAACGGATGATTTGTTTGCCATCCGTAACTTCCTGCATGAAGTGCCTCATGTTAATTCGCTACTGTGGACAGATACCCTGCGCCAGGTAATTGAGCAATTGTTTGGGCCAGATTATTTCTGTATAAAATCTATCTTCTTTGACAAGCCTCCTCTATCCAACTGGATGGTTGCCTGGCATCAGGACCTGATGATATCTGTAGATAAGCGTAAAGAAATAGCTGGTTTTAGTCCCTGGATCAACAAACACGAAGCATTCAATGTACAGCCTCCTGTGCAGATGCTGGAAAATATCTATACTATTCGGCTACATCTGGATGATTGTGATGAAACCAATGGAGCACTAAAGGTAATTGCAGGTTCACACACAACTGGTGTACTTTCTTCAGAACAGTTACTACATCAGACAAAGAAACAAAAAGAAGATGTATGTTGTGTAAAAAAAGGTGGGATTATGATTATGAAACCACTTTTGTTACATTCATCCTCTAAAAGTACTTCCTCCCGCAACAGGCGGGTTATCCATCTGGAGTTTGCTAACCAGCAACTGCCTGACGATCTGAACTGGAAAGAATATATTAATCAGCAAAACAACTACTCTACTGTACTATAG
- a CDS encoding dicarboxylate/amino acid:cation symporter, with translation MKLNITWRIVIGMVLGIVTGYFIHENYIFSPEAGANFALLSKVFLRLIKMIIGPLVFSMLVVGIAKLGDFTQVGRIGAKTLGYFYLATILSLIVGLLVVNVMKPGEVMDLKLPEQGTDTGIEAKKLTLQGFLEHVFPQSFAEALATNEILQIVVFSIFFGIAVGAIGEKGKILIKALDAVSHVMFKIVGYVMQFAPFGVFGAITAVVAREGLGIFVGYAYLIFSFFLGLFFFIFIVLWVICVIAKVPFLPLMRVIREALLLSFSTASSEASMPQTIEALEKFGCPPRIISFVLPLGYSFNLDGSMLYMTFATAFIAQAYHMPLTLTQQITMMLTLLVTSKGIAGVPRASLVIIAGTMSLFNLPGEGLALLLGIDQILDMGRSATSVAGNAVATCVVSRWEGEADFSNKLSLDKEKV, from the coding sequence ATGAAACTAAATATTACGTGGCGGATCGTTATTGGTATGGTGCTGGGCATCGTAACGGGTTATTTTATTCACGAAAACTATATTTTTTCACCTGAGGCAGGAGCCAACTTTGCCTTATTAAGCAAAGTATTTCTCCGGCTGATCAAAATGATTATTGGACCGTTAGTCTTCTCTATGCTGGTAGTAGGAATCGCTAAACTAGGAGATTTCACACAGGTAGGGCGAATTGGTGCAAAAACACTGGGCTATTTTTATCTGGCTACGATCCTGTCACTAATTGTAGGTCTGCTGGTGGTAAATGTGATGAAGCCCGGTGAAGTGATGGATCTGAAATTACCCGAACAAGGAACAGATACAGGTATTGAAGCAAAAAAGCTGACCTTACAGGGATTTCTGGAGCATGTATTCCCCCAAAGTTTTGCTGAAGCACTGGCTACCAATGAAATTCTTCAGATTGTTGTTTTCTCTATCTTTTTTGGAATTGCAGTAGGAGCTATCGGAGAGAAAGGCAAAATTCTGATCAAGGCACTGGATGCTGTGTCACATGTGATGTTTAAGATTGTAGGATATGTAATGCAGTTTGCTCCTTTTGGTGTGTTTGGAGCTATTACGGCTGTTGTAGCCCGTGAGGGATTAGGTATTTTTGTGGGATATGCGTATTTGATTTTTAGTTTCTTCCTTGGTTTATTCTTTTTCATTTTTATAGTACTTTGGGTTATCTGTGTCATTGCCAAAGTTCCATTCCTTCCATTGATGAGAGTGATCCGGGAAGCACTACTACTCTCGTTTAGTACTGCCAGTTCAGAAGCTTCCATGCCTCAAACTATTGAGGCATTGGAGAAATTTGGCTGTCCTCCTCGTATCATCAGCTTTGTGTTGCCATTAGGTTATTCATTTAACCTGGACGGCTCTATGTTATATATGACCTTTGCCACAGCATTTATCGCCCAGGCATATCACATGCCATTAACGTTGACACAGCAGATTACCATGATGCTAACTCTGTTAGTTACTTCCAAAGGTATTGCCGGTGTACCCAGAGCATCGCTGGTAATTATAGCAGGAACTATGTCGTTATTCAATCTGCCTGGCGAAGGATTAGCCTTATTACTAGGTATCGATCAGATACTGGATATGGGTCGTTCAGCTACTTCTGTAGCAGGTAATGCCGTGGCAACGTGTGTGGTAAGTCGATGGGAAGGAGAAGCAGATTTTAGTAATAAGCTGAGTCTGGATAAGGAGAAGGTGTAA